A region of Osmerus eperlanus chromosome 9, fOsmEpe2.1, whole genome shotgun sequence DNA encodes the following proteins:
- the exd2 gene encoding exonuclease 3'-5' domain-containing protein 2 isoform X2 gives MSRHSPITTAVVTLLGAALGGLLIWRTLRAQKKKTLPQGRKEAGSLEEPITPEPAPLVVERQPSRLPASLPCPEQLLGGTPVMVNSQEDWDKLWPSLQSDLALFPVLGLDCEWVSVKGRASAVSLLQMASYSGRCVLVRLQPFRGGQQALPLSLTEVLRDPRVLKVGVGCYEDGKRLTRDYGLSLGCTLDLRYLALRQKQVVLNNGLSLKSLAADLLSVSLDKSLELRCSDWEADRLTLEQMAYAARDAQVSIALFFHLLGLSSEVQALDDDGSVHTQLWGRCQGLVDVPFRARAGGEGDDKEGERKRRSRKPTMESPVSGDQQVPDPRKNKRKPLGVGYSARKSPLYDNCFLHAPDGQPLCTCDKKKAKWYLDKGIGELLSEDPFIVRLLFEPSGRPDSQQDYYLTAKENLCVVCGKADSYIRKNIVPHEYRRHFPTEMKDHNSHDILLLCTSCHAASNVYDGFLKQQLAEEHSAPQGCEEGVRTLEDSERRRVRSAARALLTAGEGLPEARRDELRAVIRGFYGSEEGEVGEEALQEAAGLETRIFNESYVAHGLKVVQAHAAGGLRGLMDLERRWRQHFLSAMQPRHLPPLWAVDHNHDKFLRKYGEDLPIQLN, from the exons ATGTCCCGACACAGCCCCATAACCACAGCAGTTGTGACACTGCTGGGGGCAGCATTAGGAGGTCTGCTCATATGGCGCACCCTGCGggcacagaagaagaagacactTCCGCAGGGACGGAAGGAGGCGGGTTCCCTGGAAGAACCCATCACGCCGGAGCCTGCCCCCCTGGTGGTGGAGCGCCAGCCCTCAAGGCTGcccgcctccctgccctgcccagaGCAGCTGCTGGGGGGGACCCCAGTGATGGTGAACTCCCAGGAGGACTGGGACAAGCTGTGGCCTTCGCTGCAGAGCGACCTAGCTCTCTTCCCTGTCCTGGGACTGGACTGCGAATGG GTGTCCGTGAAGGGCCGCGCCTCGGCCGTGTCCCTCCTCCAGATGGCGTCCTACTCGGGCCGCTGTGTCCTGGTGCGCCTGCAGCCCTTCCGTGGCGGCCAGCAGGCCCTGCCCCTCAGCCTCACGGAGGTCCTTCGCGACCCACGGGTCTTAAAGGTGGGCGTCGGCTGCTACGAGGATGGCAAGCGACTGACCCGAGACTACGGCCTGTCCCTGGGCTGCACCCTGGACCTGAGATACCTCGCCTTGAGACAGAA gcaGGTGGTGCTGAACAACGGCTTGAGTCTGAAGTCTCTGGCAGCAGACCTCCTCAGTGTCTCTCTGGACAAATCTCTAGAGCTGCGCTGCAGTGACTGGGAGGCCGACAGACTCACCCTGGAGCAG ATGGCCTATGCTGCCCGGGACGCCCAGGTCTCCATCGCCCTGTTTTTCCACCTCCTGGGCCTCAGCTCAGAGGTCCAGGCCTTGGACGACGATGGCAGTGTCCACACCCAGCTGTGGGGGCGCTGCCAGGGCCTGGTGGACGTGCCCTTCAGGGCCAGggccggaggagagggggatgacaaggaaggggagaggaaacgACGCAGCAGGAAACCCACGATGGAGAGCCCAGTGTCTGGAGACCAGCAAGTTCCAGACCCACGAAAGAACAAGAGGAAACCATTAGGTGTGGGCTACTCTGCCAG GAAGTCTCCTCTCTATGACAACTGCTTCCTACACGCTCCAGACGGCCAGCCCCTCTGCACCTGCGACAAGAAGAAGGCCAAGTGGTACCTTGATAAAGGAATAGGAG AGCTGCTCAGTGAGGACCCCTTCATCGTGCGTCTGCTGTTTGAGCCGTCGGGGCGGCCAGACTCCCAGCAGGATTATTACCTGACTGCCAAGGAGAACCTGTGTGTAGTCTGTGGCAAAGCAGACTCCTACATCAG GAAGAACATTGTCCCGCACGAATACAGACGCCATTTCCCCACCGAGATGAAGGACCACAACTCCCATGACATCCTGCTGCTGTGCACTTCCTGTCACGCCGCGTCCAACGTCTACGACGGCTTCCTGAAGCAGCAGCTGGCCGAGGAGCACAGCGCCCCCCAGGGGTGCGAGGAGGGCGTGCGGACGCTGGAGGACTCGGAGCGGCGCCGCGTGCGCTCCGCCGCCCGGGCTCTCCTGACCGCAGGGGAGGGGCTTCCCGAGGCGCGCCGCGACGAGCTGCGGGCCGTCATCAGGGGTTTCTACGGtagcgaggagggagaggtcgGCGAGGAGGCACTGCAGGAGGCCGCGGGCCTggagaccag GATCTTCAACGAGAGCTACGTGGCCCATGGGCTGAAGGTGGTGCAGGCGCATGCCGCGGGTGGCCTCCGAGGCCTGATGGACCTGGAGCGCCGCTGGAGGCAACACTTCCTGTCCGCCATGCAGCCACGCCACCTCCCTCCGCTCTGGGCCGTCGACCACAACCACGACAAGTTCCTGCGGAAGTACGGAGAGGACCTCCCCATCCAGTTAAACTGA
- the exd2 gene encoding exonuclease 3'-5' domain-containing protein 2 isoform X1: MSRHSPITTAVVTLLGAALGGLLIWRTLRAQKKKTLPQGRKEAGSLEEPITPEPAPLVVERQPSRLPASLPCPEQLLGGTPVMVNSQEDWDKLWPSLQSDLALFPVLGLDCEWVKFNGVSVKGRASAVSLLQMASYSGRCVLVRLQPFRGGQQALPLSLTEVLRDPRVLKVGVGCYEDGKRLTRDYGLSLGCTLDLRYLALRQKQVVLNNGLSLKSLAADLLSVSLDKSLELRCSDWEADRLTLEQMAYAARDAQVSIALFFHLLGLSSEVQALDDDGSVHTQLWGRCQGLVDVPFRARAGGEGDDKEGERKRRSRKPTMESPVSGDQQVPDPRKNKRKPLGVGYSARKSPLYDNCFLHAPDGQPLCTCDKKKAKWYLDKGIGELLSEDPFIVRLLFEPSGRPDSQQDYYLTAKENLCVVCGKADSYIRKNIVPHEYRRHFPTEMKDHNSHDILLLCTSCHAASNVYDGFLKQQLAEEHSAPQGCEEGVRTLEDSERRRVRSAARALLTAGEGLPEARRDELRAVIRGFYGSEEGEVGEEALQEAAGLETRIFNESYVAHGLKVVQAHAAGGLRGLMDLERRWRQHFLSAMQPRHLPPLWAVDHNHDKFLRKYGEDLPIQLN; this comes from the exons ATGTCCCGACACAGCCCCATAACCACAGCAGTTGTGACACTGCTGGGGGCAGCATTAGGAGGTCTGCTCATATGGCGCACCCTGCGggcacagaagaagaagacactTCCGCAGGGACGGAAGGAGGCGGGTTCCCTGGAAGAACCCATCACGCCGGAGCCTGCCCCCCTGGTGGTGGAGCGCCAGCCCTCAAGGCTGcccgcctccctgccctgcccagaGCAGCTGCTGGGGGGGACCCCAGTGATGGTGAACTCCCAGGAGGACTGGGACAAGCTGTGGCCTTCGCTGCAGAGCGACCTAGCTCTCTTCCCTGTCCTGGGACTGGACTGCGAATGGGTTAAGTTCAACGGC GTGTCCGTGAAGGGCCGCGCCTCGGCCGTGTCCCTCCTCCAGATGGCGTCCTACTCGGGCCGCTGTGTCCTGGTGCGCCTGCAGCCCTTCCGTGGCGGCCAGCAGGCCCTGCCCCTCAGCCTCACGGAGGTCCTTCGCGACCCACGGGTCTTAAAGGTGGGCGTCGGCTGCTACGAGGATGGCAAGCGACTGACCCGAGACTACGGCCTGTCCCTGGGCTGCACCCTGGACCTGAGATACCTCGCCTTGAGACAGAA gcaGGTGGTGCTGAACAACGGCTTGAGTCTGAAGTCTCTGGCAGCAGACCTCCTCAGTGTCTCTCTGGACAAATCTCTAGAGCTGCGCTGCAGTGACTGGGAGGCCGACAGACTCACCCTGGAGCAG ATGGCCTATGCTGCCCGGGACGCCCAGGTCTCCATCGCCCTGTTTTTCCACCTCCTGGGCCTCAGCTCAGAGGTCCAGGCCTTGGACGACGATGGCAGTGTCCACACCCAGCTGTGGGGGCGCTGCCAGGGCCTGGTGGACGTGCCCTTCAGGGCCAGggccggaggagagggggatgacaaggaaggggagaggaaacgACGCAGCAGGAAACCCACGATGGAGAGCCCAGTGTCTGGAGACCAGCAAGTTCCAGACCCACGAAAGAACAAGAGGAAACCATTAGGTGTGGGCTACTCTGCCAG GAAGTCTCCTCTCTATGACAACTGCTTCCTACACGCTCCAGACGGCCAGCCCCTCTGCACCTGCGACAAGAAGAAGGCCAAGTGGTACCTTGATAAAGGAATAGGAG AGCTGCTCAGTGAGGACCCCTTCATCGTGCGTCTGCTGTTTGAGCCGTCGGGGCGGCCAGACTCCCAGCAGGATTATTACCTGACTGCCAAGGAGAACCTGTGTGTAGTCTGTGGCAAAGCAGACTCCTACATCAG GAAGAACATTGTCCCGCACGAATACAGACGCCATTTCCCCACCGAGATGAAGGACCACAACTCCCATGACATCCTGCTGCTGTGCACTTCCTGTCACGCCGCGTCCAACGTCTACGACGGCTTCCTGAAGCAGCAGCTGGCCGAGGAGCACAGCGCCCCCCAGGGGTGCGAGGAGGGCGTGCGGACGCTGGAGGACTCGGAGCGGCGCCGCGTGCGCTCCGCCGCCCGGGCTCTCCTGACCGCAGGGGAGGGGCTTCCCGAGGCGCGCCGCGACGAGCTGCGGGCCGTCATCAGGGGTTTCTACGGtagcgaggagggagaggtcgGCGAGGAGGCACTGCAGGAGGCCGCGGGCCTggagaccag GATCTTCAACGAGAGCTACGTGGCCCATGGGCTGAAGGTGGTGCAGGCGCATGCCGCGGGTGGCCTCCGAGGCCTGATGGACCTGGAGCGCCGCTGGAGGCAACACTTCCTGTCCGCCATGCAGCCACGCCACCTCCCTCCGCTCTGGGCCGTCGACCACAACCACGACAAGTTCCTGCGGAAGTACGGAGAGGACCTCCCCATCCAGTTAAACTGA